Proteins from a single region of Budorcas taxicolor isolate Tak-1 chromosome 11, Takin1.1, whole genome shotgun sequence:
- the NHLRC1 gene encoding E3 ubiquitin-protein ligase NHLRC1 — translation MGAEAAGSGPALRELLREAETSLLECKVCFERFGHRQQRRPRNLSCGHVVCLACVAALAHPRTLALECPFCRRACRGCDTSDCLPVLHFLELLGSALRPGPAAPRAAPAAPGVLTCQHAFGGWGTLVNPTGLALCPKTGRVVVVHDGKRRVKVFDSGGGCAHQFGEKGDAAQDLRYPVDVTVTNDCHVVVTDAGDRSLKVFDFFGQIKLVLGGHFCLPWGVETTPQNGVLVTDAEAGSLHLLEVDFPEGVLRRAERLQAHLRRPRGVAVSWLTGAIAVLEHPLGPGACSSTTVKVFSASMQLIGQVDSFGLSLFFPSKITASAVAFDHQGNVVVADTSSPAVLCLGKPEEFPVLKPIVTHGLSHPVALTFTKESSLLVLDSAAHSVKVYKVDWG, via the coding sequence ATGGGGGCCGAGGCCGCTGGGAGCGGGCCGGCGCTGCGGGAGCTGCTGCGCGAGGCGGAGACCAGCCTGCTTGAGTGCAAGGTGTGCTTCGAGCGGTTCGGCCACCGCCAGCAGCGGCGCCCACGCAACCTGTCCTGCGGCCACGTGGTCTGCCTGGCCTGCGTGGCCGCCCTGGCGCACCCGCGGACGCTGGCCCTCGAGTGCCCCTTCTGCCGGCGGGCCTGCCGGGGCTGCGACACCAGCGACTGCCTGCCGGTGCTCCACTTCCTGGAGCTCCTGGGCTCCGCGCTGCGGCCGGGCCCGGCCGCCCCGCGCGCCGCGCCCGCCGCCCCGGGGGTCCTCACCTGCCAGCACGCCTTCGGCGGCTGGGGGACCCTGGTCAACCCCACCGGGCTGGCTCTGTGTCCTAAGACGGGGCGGGTCGTGGTGGTGCACGACGGCAAGAGGCGAGTCAAGGTCTTCGACTCCGGGGGAGGCTGCGCGCATCAGTTTGGAGAGAAAGGGGACGCTGCCCAGGACCTTCGGTACCCGGTTGACGTCACGGTCACCAACGACTGCCACGTGGTCGTCACCGACGCTGGCGACCGCTCCCTCAAAGTATTTGACTTTTTCGGCCAGATCAAACTCGTCTTGGGAGGCCACTTCTGCTTGCCGTGGGGTGTGGAGACCACCCCGCAGAATGGGGTCTTGGTCACGGACGCGGAGGCGGGGTCCCTGCACCTCCTGGAAGTCGATTTTCCCGAAGGGGTCCTCCGGAGGGCTGAAAGGTTGCAGGCTCACCTGCGTCGCCCGCGGGGGGTGGCGGTGTCCTGGCTCACCGGGGCCATCGCGGTCCTCGAGCACCCGCTGGGGCCCGGCGCCTGCAGCAGCACTACCGTGAAGGTGTTCAGCGCGAGCATGCAGCTCATCGGCCAGGTGGACTCCTTTGGGCTAAGCCTCTTTTTCCCTTCCAAGATCACCGCCTCCGCCGTGGCCTTCGATCACCAGGGCAACGTGGTGGTTGCCGATACTTCCAGTCCGGCTGTCCTCTGTCTAGGCAAACCCGAGGAGTTTCCAGTGCTGAAGCCCATCGTCACCCACGGTCTTTCGCATCCCGTGGCGCTGACCTTCACCAAGGAGAGTTCTCTTCTTGTGCTGGACAGCGCGGCCCATTCTGTAAAAGTCTACAAGGTTGACTGGGGGTGA
- the TPMT gene encoding thiopurine S-methyltransferase yields the protein MADTRAVLDSEEYPDTEVQKDRVLTLEEWQEKWVNHKTGFHQEQGHQLLKKYLDTFLKGEKALRVFFPLCGKAVEMKWFADRGHSVVGVEISELGIREFFMEQNLSYSEEPIMEIPGAKIFKSSSGNISLYCCNLFDLPRANIGKFDRIWDRGALVAVNPSDRKRYSDVMLSLTRPGFQYLLSVLSYDPTKHAGPPFYVTDEEVKKLFGSVCNIQCLEKADVFEERHKSWGIDQIIERLYLFTEK from the exons ATGGCTGATACAAGAGCGGTACTTGACAGTGAAGAGTACCCAgacactgaggttcagaaagaCCGGGTGCTGACTCTGGAAGAATGGCAAGAAAAGTGGGTGAATCACAAAACTGGATTTCATCAAGAACAAGGACATCA gcTATTAAAGAAGTATCTGGATACTTTTCTTAAAGGCGAGAAAGCACTGAgggtattttttcccctttgtggaAAAGCAGTTGAAATGAAATG GTTTGCAGACCGAGGACACAGTGTAGTAGGCGTGGAAATCAGCGAACTTGGGATACGGGAATTTTTTATGGAGCAGAATCTTTCTTACTCAGAAGAACCAATTATGGAAATTCCTGGAGCCAAAATATTCAAG AGTTcttcagggaacatttcattgtATTGCTGCAACCTTTTTGATCTTCCCAG AGCAAATATTGGCAAATTTGACCGGATTTGGGATAGAGGAGCCTTAGTCGCTGTTAATCCAAGTGATCGCAAACG cTACTCGGATGTAATGTTGTCCCTGACGAGACCTGGGTTTCAGTACCTCTTGTCTGTTCTTTCTTACGATCCAACTAAACATGCAG GTCCACCGTTTTACGTTACAGATGAGGAGGTTAAAAAATTGTTTG gtTCAGTATGCAATATTCAATGTCTAGAGAAGGCTGATGTTTTTGAAGAACGACATAAAAGTTGGGGAATCGACCAGATTATTGAAAGGTTATATCTATTTACAGAAAAGTAA